The Apis cerana isolate GH-2021 linkage group LG10, AcerK_1.0, whole genome shotgun sequence DNA window AACGGTATTGTGATGTGTATAAAATTTCGCAAACGGTCAAACAGGagttcctttttattttgtacataGCGGTctctttttgtattattttcgttgtgcgtagtttatttattcattatattcgcTGAGtagaatagatattttttttttcgttgttttaaaaaaattcgtcattgtaaataaaaaaaaagtgcaaggaaaaataatttcgagccACGAGATTATGAATTGTAAATTCATGAGAAGTTTATCGTTATATCGATGTATGTTCCTTCTACGAAAAAAAGTGATGATtagtagaaattattataattttataaaaattaatgtaatgtaaagtatttgtaatttgtaataatgtaTCGTGCAACAGTACGTTACATTTTAAGAGATTATTACACAATTAaatcgtgaatttttttaaatttcatcttcttgTCTTTGAAACGATCGTTGTATCAACTTTTTGAACCTTGAATACACTACAAATCCAATTGTATTGTAGTATCTCGTTAATCTCGTGATAAAATCAATCGTCATGCACACCACCTACggatctaataaattttaaaatagttactgaataatttaaatcacaaGCATACAACcttgttataataaaacgcAATATTCAACACAAAAAAATAACCAGTATGATAAACATTGCTGAAGACGCGAGCAACCGAGAATTCAAAAAGCAAATCCCAATAACTATGTCTAAAAAATCAAACAGTAAGAATCAAGAATTCTTGTATTACGATAAAAAGCACGATAATTCGATATCAAAAAAACGGTCGGATCGTAAAATTAATGTGATCGAAACCAAgccgaatattataaaacgtgTAACCGATTCTccaaaaaagggaaagaagaatCCAACCTCGTTGGACATTTTAACCGATTTTTTGGAAAGCACATCCGTACACGGTTTGCAATATTTCGGTAAAACGGATATAGAAGTCGGAACGTTTGGAAAGATCTTATGGAGTGTCACCATATTCAGTTGTTTCATTGGTATCTAtcgtttcttcgaaataaaatgcataaaaataatacagaatTAAATATGTGTCTCGTTTCAGGTTTGAGCTTAATGGTAATGCAATTTCTACGTCGTTATAATGAAAATCCGACCAACATGTATATATTGACTTTCGATGAACCGATATTCAAAGCTCCTTTTCCTGCTGTAACCATCTGTCCGACTATGCCAATTCCTATGCAAAAACGTCTGGCCATTTTGGAAAACGCGATATTGCCTAAGAACGTGAGCAGAGAATTTGCGTTAAACATATTGAAGTATGTAtacaaattgcaaaaaatattgtaaaaaaaaaaataccgatgaaatgaaaattgcgTGAAATTTGATGTAGATACGGCCACCTTATAACTCATTCGTACACGAGCAAGGAGTTCGAGGAAATGGATAAATTAAAAGCGTTTTTGGATGCCAATAAATGGAAAGTGGTAgaattcgtgaaaattttgataaattgcgAGGATATCTTCGAGTTATGTCAATGGAATACGGAACGAATAGATTGTGCTAAATCGATAAAGACCTCGTATAGTTCTTATGGATTGTGTTGCTCGTTTAATTATCTTCTCGAAGGTTATATGAGGCCTCAAAAGCaagtatttcaataatattttaatcgttcgagaaattgtattatttccttgtatacatatttcttattctttacCGATAATGTAAAGAGGTCAAGCAAGACCAAAACCTTTAGGATCCGCTGATTTTGGCTCAGAGAGCGGGTTGAAACTTGTGATCAATAAAGAATTTCAACAACAGAGCGACGAGAAAGACTCGTACAATTCTATGAATTTTTCCATGAATAATAATGGTATAATGGTACGgggaaaaatgataatttcgatttcgGAATCGATATCTAAAATgaaattccaaataaaatttatctgtaTTATTTTCGCAATTAGGTAGTTATACATGACAGAATGGATTTTCCAGGATTGAGTAGTAATATGTACATGTTACAAGCGAACCATGAATTAAAGGTAatctattcaatataaaaaatggaatcGATGAATCActgattcttttaattatttattccagaTTGCTATTAAACCGGAATTAATTCAGAAACCAAAAGGACTCCAACATCGTAACAAAGAGAACCAGTTAGTTCCTTTATGCATCGCGGAAGATCAAAATACTTTGGAATACTTCTCCATCTATGGATATTCGAATTGTTATGCGAATTGTAGGGTAAAGGCCATGCTTCGGTATTGTGGATGCTTACCATTTATTTACAGCAACGTAGCTGAATACAATAAGATCaaagtaatgaaaattttatcgttaaaactatattcatataaatataaattactatattcACGAAATCACGAATTACACCGATCGATTTTTAGCATTGCGAGTTGGATCGTCTGCAGTGTATTCAAAGAAAcgcgaaaaaaataagaatcgtgaaaaatatccaaagcaaaaatatttcttgttccTGTAGGACGCCGTGCACTTATATGAACTACGAAGGATTTCCTAACTCgatatttctaatgaaaacCAGTTCCACGTGAgttcatttcataaatattacattaactaTACTCATAATATGCGTTATTTTGCAGTAGAAATGTGTCACAAAAATCTACTATTCTTAACGTTTACATGAATTCACAAACTTATCAAGTTTCAATAACCTTATCAGCTGCTAACGAAACTTATCTTTTGGgtattgaatatattcaattttttttattatttgtttttgtattaaattcaagtgaaattaattcaaatttacgtTTCAGCATCAGTCGGTGGAATTTTTAGTTTGTTCCTTGGATGTAGCTTTTTAAGCGTCGCAGAAATCGTTTATTTcgtatacttattttttcgtGCAAGTTTGAAATCGAATCAGAAGAGTCGAAATCCAAATACATCATAAATATTGACTATTGTAAACAGTAATCGACATGTTTATTTAAACACTCAATAAATAACACTAGTAGATTATAGATACAGCAATGTtgcctttctctttccttcgaaTTGCGCCATTCTGAACTACGctctatcaaatatatatatatatatatatatatgggttATCGATATTTCCAAGACCTTGgtcaataataattcgatcgaaCGTTACACAGACTCAACCTATTGTGTAATATAATCTGACACAGACAGCAGGCAAGAATCTGGAGCAATTAGATCTATTTCGAGCGATTACTGGAACGCCACGGAGGCAACGTTTACCATCCGCCAgctagtaaaaatattttctctgccGTGTTTCCGCTTTGAAGTTTCATCCTCGTGTAGTAGTGTGTCGCGATGTTGgacagaatttttaataaacggaCCCAGATACTGTATGAATTTCTAGAGAAGCAACGATAATTAATCAGAATCTCGGCCCGATACATTTGTCTCGATCCGTGTCGAAACCGGAAGTCACGCTTCCTCCGCTATACGCGCGATTAATTTTCGTCATGTAACGCGATAGCATAAACGCTTTTGCGTTGTTTGAAAGGCCGTGGAAAGCATTGTGAAAATTATACGACGatagatggaaaaatttacgtTTATTAAACAATGTTTTACGAAGGAAcagggaagaggaagaaaagtaTTCGTTTCGATTACATTTTGAGAGTTACGTTTTCTTCGCgtattctatttataagtaaaaatattcgagacaACCGAAATCGAAGGTAGAATCGGTAATCCGATCCACGATGAGAACCAGCAACAATGTTGCGTAACAACCGTGAAAATTCGGTCGGTATCGCGTCGTCGTTGcatgtttttaatatctatatagcgttgaaatattcaagataGATGCGAGATGTATGTTCATATCGTCTATTTTCGGAATTGCTATCGAAAATACCGATTTAGTTCTCTGTACGTCGGACATACTACGGCCGTGGTACATTGGCGAAAAGAGCTGGAAGCATCGCTCGCTATTTTCGACTAAACACCCACGTATTTCTTACCCATCGACCGTGTACCCCGAGATGTTTTCCATCTTCACGCAAAcactcgaatatttttctttgctcctcgtccaatttttctctcctccattttattcacttttaatgttttttcgcACAAACTTTGAATCGAATCGTTTCTATGCTTGGAACGTATCTCGATTCGGTCCAATGCCTAAGAGATtgtaattcttcaattttcaacaaagaaaaatatgcatCGAGGTTTCCTTTTATCGTCGTGCTTCACAATCATTCACCTATTTATGAAACTATTATGAACTTATTTCGGTTGTtccttttattagaaataagacTATCTCTTTCACGTTCAATTATCGTGAGATACATAAAATCTTGGGAGAATGGGATAAACGAATGTGATACTCGTGGAGAACGTTGAAAGAGCTTAAATGGATTACGCTTGTCtcgttcattttaaaatagattttatgcGGATAGAGAAAAATGCGGAGAAAAAAAGTCGTTAATTGGATGAAAGAAGAATATGTGTATCCAATGTATCCTGAGTATCCTGAGTATATATCATTGATCAATCGAGGATATATAATTGTCGTCGAACATGTGATTCCCTTCGTATATTTCTTACTTCATTCCTGGAACGAACAAAAGTAACGTTTTACTACAAACACTTTTAACGCTACGTTGCAAGGTAACAGAATGAACCATTGTAACGGAGATTTCAATGATCAGTACAATAGGAAGTAAGTGTCGCGCagcaattatttgaaatgaattcgAGGCGAACTTACCATGACGAGGAACGTCAATTTCAAAGTTAAAACAATCCCGAGTATAATAACCAGAGGCAAATCAGCAGGAGGATAAGTATAAAGTACGTGGTTAAGATGTTTTTTGTTTCGTGGGCTGCCTGTGGCATTTTTCACGATAGATGTTTCACGAcactaaagaaaaatttatcagcaTACGATCACGATCAAATTGTTTCCTCCGATGGACGAAATACTCCTACCCAAAATATTGATCGTactgtttaattttttcttttttatccttgATGAATCAGTCTCCTTTATTGTCTCCGTTTCACGGATCGATCGGACGGAAGTTTCGGATAAATCGCGCTGGAcgatcaaaaatgaaaaatcgaacgGAAAAATCTGAGATCAAGCACCGCGCCACTTTGCGTCCGATCTTCGACTAGATCACTCAACGCAGGATCCACGATACGAACGAAGATCCCGAAATTCCTCCAGGAATCCGTGTGAAATCCCCCACCAATTCGATCACGGATACTACCACATTGCACCTTCCCTTGTAACTTCTGGTCCAGGATTGGTAGCCCGGGTCCCACCACCATCTTTTACTGGTGCGAAATCAACGAGTTCCGCCACCTCGAGTTATATTAAGCATCGTGAATATTGGATACAGCTTCAGTGGAAAATGTTTCGGATCGATTCACTATCATCATCGACGTAAAGATATTTCGTGGGTTCAAGGTCGTAGCGATCAATGGCCTTTGAGGAGCGTTGCGACAATGCGagagaaatttaaacgaaatttagaacgaaaaaaaaaataaaagatatcatAAATCTCGGTTctctaaattataaagttttctAAGAAACTTATGATCGATTTATAGATCATTTCGAGTACACTCTACAAGGAAAGAAGAACAGTCTGGAACGAAGAAGAGATTCGTTCAtgataaacttatatatatatatatatatatctttattcagataataaaatctattgttcttcttttcttatcgaatgatttatcaatgaatcgaatatttattaatttgattcacGTGATTAatgaatctaatctaatctattaATCATCTATCACGTATCTTTCGTACGTGAAAAATGCACAagcgtatataatataagcatTATGCTCAATGGAATATAAACCAACCATACATCGAagcgttaatttaattataacatgaGACAAGAAGTCGATGTCACTTAGCTCAGGTAgaagtgttaaaaaaaatcgattcttatttttaaacaaaaattactcTTATAAACGCCTACGTTTTAAACTTGGAGTGTTGACAGAATTCACGTGCGGCGCTACGGTTTTTCCCACgtgacaaaataataataataaaaaatatataaaattttaatcattgaagaaaatataattcatcaaaaaaatgatatagtgTGATctgtttatgttatttaatatgttatatgtatatatgttttatatatatgtttatttaattataatcatcattcaagagaaatttttttctccaatttttttatgtaaacaaagatgaaataaggaaatgaaaagaaacggtaaattcaattatccagcattcaatattcaatgaGAGGAGAGTCCTTCGATTTGATTGATAGCTAAAGCTATTTTAATTCTCGAGGAAACTCGGTTCGCTgaattttaacatttgattAAGCTGCGCAGAGCTGCTCCTCTTTAGCTTTACCAATGTCGTTCATCATTTCCAGTCCTTCGGTTAATTTTATCTCGTAAGCCAAACATTAACCTTATAATGGACAATATATGTTAACGTATCCAATCTAAGATTCGTACATTCGTTTATGTTTGTAACATTTAACGAAATCGCGTGACTTTCGatacgatcaaaattttatcgatcgatagatTTATCATCTAATTTCTTATCAGGcgtaatcttattaaaatctttggcacaattggaatattatataaaatatctctttattCAATTCTCAATTAAATTACTCGTGTATTAACAAGTAGAGAGAGTTAATTGGTAACTTATAATACATGCtacaaaatgaattatttctagGAATGTAAATTGTACACATTTTGTACACATTATTAGCATACGTAGGTACATGAATATGGCGGGCATCCTGTTACAATAACAAGACTAACCGAGACACCAGTCACTAGATCTTTTAGTTTTAAACgtctacataaataaaataaaatattcgaatgaataaaatgcAGATATTTCAAAGTCTAGAAATTCAAAGGGAACATCATACGACTTTCTGGAAGAAAGTTATCAACAGATATTTCATTGGCACAAACAACAggtttttttacttttaaattcttgGCACGGGATTTCGCAcacgttttaaaaatactaagaGCAACGACATaggaggaaaaaaatctcTCTACTCGACAACTAACAATTATCTCGAAGATCCTCAAAACGATAACCACTTCGATCTCATGGAACGAAGACTTTGTTCCACGGCTCGATTCATTAAATGATAACTAGACacataaatataaaggaaAGACCTGAGCAAATTAATGCACGCGGACCGGTGCTTGTATATCGAGAACAGGAATAATTAactcgtataatttattacaatcgaGTAAACGCATAATACTATTTAACCATTAACGTAGCTATTCATGATTCGAAGCGTAATTCATCTCTATTGTCAGAAATTCTCGAGTAAACTTGCAATCAAGCCAACGAGAATCCCAGCACGTCCTCGAGCGAGTAATCGAATAATCTTAGGTCTAATTTGTACAAATCCACTAACTTCCGGAGTTGTTTATACGTCAAcatggaataatatttctccAGTTTTTTCGCAGTTGGCTCGCTGTTCATCGGTTTGGCtggaaaactaaaaaaataatcgataatattgcTGGTTAAATAAACGTTAAAcgagaaaatatcgaaattacttACTTGATTGACTCGACGCCCATTCGCTCCAAAACTTCTGTAGCATCCTCCGCTAAACTTTCATATTTGCTGACGAGATTATAATTGACCAAGCACGGATGACAAAGCTCGTATATCGGCTTCCAGTGCTCGTTTCGCGTCTCATTCGACGAATCGTCCGTAACAAATTGTACGAACTCTCGAAACGTCACGTCATCGCCGTTTTTCAGTGATTCTACAGTGGCGTTTTGTCTGTACCTCTACAAAAAAACATTCCTtttgtaattcatttaatatagagGAAAACAAacaagagaggaaaaaacgtataaaaatatataaaaataaaagtataccTTGATAATCTTCTTCCCAAAACgggtttgaaaatatttcgaactcTTCTCGTGTTTCGCTTCCAATTTATTTCTGTAGGCGGACAATAATCTTTCCAAAGGATGTCTGACGACAATCAGTTTGTCATAAGTCGCCAGCATTCGTTCGATCTCGGACAAAGTATAATTACTGAGCCTTTGGAAAGTACTTGGGGAATGCGCCTGATCAGCCGGTATCTCCATAGGATCGTTACCTGGCCACTTGCCCGTGACAACCATCAGAACTCGTTTCCAGTTCGTGCAGGCAACCTGAAACAAATATAGCCgagaatgttaaaaaaaaagatcaattctGTTAATGCAgttaaatatcaaatcaaaattcaaagtattaaaaattccattttgattaaatgaaataaaacggttcgaaataaataagatttcataagatcgattagaaaattgttcaaaatataaaattaaatcgagaaaatgggattaatttatttcaagaaaatcgttttagaaaacaaaagtttatgaaagaaaaataggataaagattaatatttgatgaagatgaaaaaaattatatttattaaccaaCTAAAATTCATgacatagataaaaaatatctaatcggAAGATTTGTCGATTATGTgtgcatattttttctttatatttaaaatttaataatcgtacCTTTGGAACGTAACAATATAAAAGTTCATGTTGCTCGTCCACAAGAATATTCCTAAAAGATTTTGGGTTTAAATTCTCGTTCTCGAATTCCCTATCTCCCAAGATCTCCTCgcaattatattgtaatctcTCTTGACGTTCCACCAAAGCGGATCTCGCCAGGGCATTGGGCCCTGTCCAAGAGTAGACGGAATCATCTATCTCCATGGATCTTTTTCTATCATCGTTCATCGAGATATGCTCTCCAACTATGCTCGCGTCTATcgttaaacttaaaatattgaagagaAGTAAAACTATTTCCCAAACATGACATTTTATCATCGTTTTTCCCATCCACCCGGATCATTGATTTatccttaaataaataattatttaataatccttcttcttcgatataattgtttctgaaaaattaaaaacacacacacacacgcacacacacacattcgatgagaaaagaagaatggaaaatatatttaatgaaacatagaaaaaaaatttttattttttttatttgctttcaTAATTCAACAGGAAAACGTAGCGATCAATTTACAAAGGTTAATGAATCAATTCCAATCGCTTAAGAAACACCAACAACTCGAGAgtcttatttcaattattctcttgtttaattaaacgtCATTGATGTCAATTCTCTCACTTTGCACGAGTCGCGTATAAATCCTTAAGAATTaatcaacgaaaaaaaaaattgcaaataaataaaatatatttattattgtaatggaTAGCGTAGAATGATTTGCATCTTAACGGGAAAGCAAATAATATGGTAATCAGGTCAAGCGCCTTCGTTTCATACTCTGTTCCGATTGAAATCCTTTAAAGCCGGTTCTGAATGGATATCTTGCGGTATGTTTGACATCTAAATATCTAGAGCATATCTGTTTTTTGAATAGAGCATCAAAAGTGAACtgagttaatttaatttttgttgcttcaaaattgataatttcttgaaaattatattttattataaaataaaaaaattcaggtCATTGCTTGGAAGAAATAAACTCAGTCGGAGACATTGCTACACGTAAAATACCTGTTTTTAAGTTtcataatatacttatattttatatttatattttagctaaactataatttttttttttttttacgagaaaaaaattgtatcgatgcataatattgatatatattatacaatgtatAATTAGAATGtgcaaatttatgaaaataaatttataaaatacacgaaaattatcataatacatCATTCAAGAGATTAATTGAAAGATTTGTTTcttcttagaaaaatattttgtaaaaatagaattttgttattacttataatatttttcttataatgttttatttttattttatcattttattttcaatatttcaaaatgccaaaataaaaaataatattaaaaaattatatatgatattctattctaaatgTCATCCAAAACATTAATGAAGACgtagatatttataacattaaaatttctctacTTATCTCAAATTAAACTTGATTTGTTAATACTAGTGTTATGAccattatgttaatataatttttaatgctatATTTTGCACGCTATTTATTGcatgcttttttttattaataaaaaaattagaattaacttttttaattctatctaacattaattatcgaatttattgaaaaattaattgtattaaaataataattgaacgaTGACTTAACTATACAAGCACTTCATTATCTCAAAGATGATTATCATCTATCatctatcatttatttactatcaattttctttttattatatattatatattatatattatttatatattataaaaaaaatgtataaaattccatcatcaattgaataattaatccaTTTCTTGTTAATCCATAGTATCAATTCAGAATGATGcacaaatattctatttagtattgttataaatggaataatagGTGTTGAAAATTCATTACGTCAATAATGTGGACACATTAAATGAATGGCGAAAGACGTGATCAATCAAATCTAGTATTTCGTTACGCAATGCCATTGGAATTCATTCTTGACCATATCATTCGACCTATCCCTCTTAGTAATAATCGCAACcgtgttaaaaatatcttatcggTATCTATGCCACCAATGAAAAATCGCAAATCGATCACATACGACTAGTATCTTATCGTATCTTGATTGTTAACGCAAACCATTAAGCCAAAAAATTGCTTCAACAATtcaaagattcaaaaaaagattcaattgATTCAAAGAATCGTCGAAAAGATAAGAGACTCACCTGTTACGTATTGAGAGATCGGGCCAAGCATTGCCAAAAATTACGTGGCATTCTTTACTTGTTTGTATACTTTCTTAAAATGTTTTCGaatgatttgatattttcttgaaatttcttgaaattctttttctaaagaatGTTTCGGATAAATGGCTTTTTTATATGACCGCTTCACATTCAATTGTGAGATGATTTTAGAAGAAGATTCCAGTTTCGTTCCAATTAGTCTTGACGATGATGGAAGGATGTGGGAGACGAAAAATTCACCAGAAACAGCGGAGATTTCAAAGCAAACACGCGGCATGTAAGACTGTCGAGTCGATGGACAAACGGCTATTGCCTTGACTGAGAAATTCCCTCTGACACAAGGATGGAATATGGTGTCCAGTTTGTTGAAGTGAAAGAAgctgcgcgcgcgcgcacctATGATGTtttatcttcgtttctttATCGGCGTACACGATGATCTTCTTTCTTTACCTGTTCCCACTTTCCAACCGTTCTTCTCTGCTACAAAATTCAAAGACCGAGattacattcaatttatttgGCAAGtagaatttaaatctatttttcttatttaactttataataaatattataatttgttacagaaattatcattgaaaaattcatattagaaATGGaacataaaagaatatttatttaatgatcgAATGCCTTGTGATAATACTAtgatactattaaaaaaatttactttgatTATCActtaaactaataaaaacaCATTATAAATtgactatataatataaaaaaaatgtaaaacagattgtttttttgaaataagagaaatcattaaaaattatttttatatatttatctttatatactttttactaatgtatatatatatataagccaAAATATGAAGTGAATTCatttaacaataacaatacgAAATTATAAGGCAATATtcctttatagaaaaaatactaCATGTCTTGGGATACTgatgaaataagaataacTGTCAGTCGCGTCTGACACTGTTGGCTGTGAAAACATGCGCGAACGCAAAGAAActaaaattacgaaatatcgaaatatcgaaataaaaattaaatattaagtatcgttattatatacttattgagaaagtgtataaaaattatgaatgatcGATATAATGcgaaatctattaatttaaaaacttgtatcaaaatcgaaatgattctataagaatattaatatgctGATCAAACAGATTTCC harbors:
- the LOC108001222 gene encoding carbohydrate sulfotransferase 11-like, yielding MGKTMIKCHVWEIVLLLFNILSLTIDASIVGEHISMNDDRKRSMEIDDSVYSWTGPNALARSALVERQERLQYNCEEILGDREFENENLNPKSFRNILVDEQHELLYCYVPKVACTNWKRVLMVVTGKWPGNDPMEIPADQAHSPSTFQRLSNYTLSEIERMLATYDKLIVVRHPLERLLSAYRNKLEAKHEKSSKYFQTRFGKKIIKRYRQNATVESLKNGDDVTFREFVQFVTDDSSNETRNEHWKPIYELCHPCLVNYNLVSKYESLAEDATEVLERMGVESINFPAKPMNSEPTAKKLEKYYSMLTYKQLRKLVDLYKLDLRLFDYSLEDVLGFSLA
- the LOC108001214 gene encoding sodium channel protein Nach-like isoform X2; the encoded protein is MINIAEDASNREFKKQIPITMSKKSNSKNQEFLYYDKKHDNSISKKRSDRKINVIETKPNIIKRVTDSPKKGKKNPTSLDILTDFLESTSVHGLQYFGKTDIEVGTFGKILWSVTIFSCFIGLSLMVMQFLRRYNENPTNMYILTFDEPIFKAPFPAVTICPTMPIPMQKRLAILENAILPKNVSREFALNILKYGHLITHSYTSKEFEEMDKLKAFLDANKWKVVEFVKILINCEDIFELCQWNTERIDCAKSIKTSYSSYGLCCSFNYLLEGYMRPQKGQARPKPLGSADFGSESGLKLVINKEFQQQSDEKDSYNSMNFSMNNNGIMVVIHDRMDFPGLSSNMYMLQANHELKIAIKPELIQKPKGLQHRNKENQLVPLCIAEDQNTLEYFSIYGYSNCYANCRVKAMLRYCGCLPFIYSNVAEYNKIKHCELDRLQCIQRNAKKIRIVKNIQSKNISCSCRTPCTYMNYEGFPNSIFLMKTSSTISRWNF
- the LOC108001214 gene encoding sodium channel protein Nach-like isoform X1, translating into MINIAEDASNREFKKQIPITMSKKSNSKNQEFLYYDKKHDNSISKKRSDRKINVIETKPNIIKRVTDSPKKGKKNPTSLDILTDFLESTSVHGLQYFGKTDIEVGTFGKILWSVTIFSCFIGLSLMVMQFLRRYNENPTNMYILTFDEPIFKAPFPAVTICPTMPIPMQKRLAILENAILPKNVSREFALNILKYGHLITHSYTSKEFEEMDKLKAFLDANKWKVVEFVKILINCEDIFELCQWNTERIDCAKSIKTSYSSYGLCCSFNYLLEGYMRPQKGQARPKPLGSADFGSESGLKLVINKEFQQQSDEKDSYNSMNFSMNNNGIMVVIHDRMDFPGLSSNMYMLQANHELKIAIKPELIQKPKGLQHRNKENQLVPLCIAEDQNTLEYFSIYGYSNCYANCRVKAMLRYCGCLPFIYSNVAEYNKIKHCELDRLQCIQRNAKKIRIVKNIQSKNISCSCRTPCTYMNYEGFPNSIFLMKTSSTRNVSQKSTILNVYMNSQTYQVSITLSAANETYLLASVGGIFSLFLGCSFLSVAEIVYFVYLFFRASLKSNQKSRNPNTS